One segment of Triticum aestivum cultivar Chinese Spring chromosome 2A, IWGSC CS RefSeq v2.1, whole genome shotgun sequence DNA contains the following:
- the LOC123187245 gene encoding transcription factor RAX2, translating into MGRAPCCDKNNVKKGPWSPEEDAKLKEFMDKHGTGGNWIALPQKAGLRRCGKSCRLRWLNYLRPNIKHGEFTEHEDRVICSMYASIGSRWSIIASQLPGRTDNDIKNYWNTKLKKKLMGSTTMAGAGPPPRAPRQNHHQHRPVLLPYSSSPHSNYSNFFHGAGALLQQSAEPLTLQPQDHYMLGSSGSLNPMGNSNGASAVQLQLLHATTAHRQLQVKEECGSGGAMIAFGCGDQQSCSSSDGTQYGGGQYVHGGRHHGKEMSFDNNNGYSAYGVYGNGAGAVEQEHKLSFQLQHQQEQQQAQLDYSYEEIKQLLMTAAASGADGLIHDSELIGAHAAAAAAGKLTMM; encoded by the exons ATGGGGAGGGCGCCGTGCTGCGACAAGAACAACGTGAAGAAAGGGccatggtcgccggaggaggacgccaagctcaaggagttcatggaCAAGCACGGCACCGGCGGCAACTGGATCGCCCTCCCGCAGAAAGCAG GGTTGAGAAGATGTGGCAAAAGCTGCAGGCTTAGATGGCTAAACTACCTGAGGCCTAACATTAAGCATGGGGAGTTCACCGAGCATGAAGATAGGGTCATCTGCAGCATGTATGCAAGCATAGGAAGCAG GTGGTCGATCATCGCGTCGCAGCTCCCCGGCCGGACGGACAACGACATCAAGAACTACTGGAACACCAAGCTGAAGAAGAAGCTCATGGGCTCCACCACCATGGCGGGCGCCGGCCCTCCGCCGCGCGCGCCACGGCAGAACCATCACCAACACCGGCCGGTCCTGCTGCCCTACTCATCGTCGCCCCACTCCAACTACAGCAACTTCTTCCACGGTGCCGGCGCGCTCCTCCAGCAGTCCGCGGAACCCCTAACCCTACAACCACAAGACCACTACATGCTCGGAAGTTCAGGCTCCCTGAACCCCATGGGCAACAGCAACGGCGCCTCCGCGGTACAGCTGCAGCTGCTGCACGCAACGACGGCCCACCGGCAGCTGCAGGTGAAGGAGGaatgcggcagcggcggcgccatgATCGCGTTCGGCTGTGGCGACCAGCAGAGCTGCAGCTCGTCCGACGGGACGCAGTACGGCGGAGGCCAGTACGTGCACGGCGGCCGCCACCACGGGAAGGAGATGAGCTTCGACAACAACAACGGGTACAGCGCCTACGGAGTGTACGGCAACGGCGCCGGCGCGGTGGAGCAGGAGCACAAGCTGTCGTTTCAGCTGCAGCAccagcaggagcagcagcaggcGCAGCTGGACTACAGCTACGAGGAGATCAAGCAGCTCCtgatgacggcggcggcgagcggcgccgaCGGCCTGATCCACGACTCGGAGCTGATCGGCGCGCACGCAGCCGCGGCCGCCGCCGGAAAGCTGACGATGATGTAA